One window of Rhizobium tropici CIAT 899 genomic DNA carries:
- the ltrA gene encoding group II intron reverse transcriptase/maturase — protein MSLETPEKIRNLQRKLYCKAKAEPAFRFYLLYDKICREDILRHAYALARANAGAPGVDGVTFTQIEASGVDAWLAGLREELVSKTYRPDPVRRVMIPKPGGGERALGIPSIRCRVIQTAAKLVLEPIFEADFEDGAYGYRPRRSAVDAVKETHRLMCRGYTDVVDADLSKYFDTIPHSDLLKSVARRIVDRSVLRLIRLWLRAPVEERDGDGKRRMTGGKSSTHGTPQGGVVSPLLSVIYMNRFLKHWRLSGLGEEFRAHVISYADDFVILSRDHAAEALAWTRTVMTKLGLSLNEAKTSVKDARREHFDFLGYSLGPRHLPNGGRWYLGASPSRKSVQRIKTKVSALLTPGNKGTWPEVRKRLNRLLGGWAAYFSYGALASAYEGVDRHVYDRVTNFLCRRHKVQGRSTRRFPREHVYGELGVLCLRRERGKQSPWALR, from the coding sequence ATGAGCCTCGAAACACCTGAAAAGATCAGGAACCTACAGAGAAAGCTCTATTGTAAGGCGAAGGCGGAGCCCGCTTTCCGCTTCTATTTGCTCTACGACAAGATTTGCCGTGAAGACATTCTGCGCCATGCCTATGCGCTGGCCCGCGCCAATGCGGGAGCGCCTGGCGTCGACGGAGTGACCTTTACGCAGATCGAGGCGTCGGGCGTGGATGCGTGGTTGGCGGGCCTGCGCGAAGAACTCGTTTCGAAGACGTACCGACCCGATCCGGTGCGGCGGGTGATGATACCGAAGCCTGGGGGAGGCGAGCGTGCGCTCGGCATTCCCTCTATCCGCTGTCGCGTCATCCAGACCGCTGCCAAGCTCGTACTGGAACCAATCTTCGAGGCGGACTTCGAGGACGGTGCTTATGGTTATCGGCCGCGTCGCAGCGCGGTCGATGCAGTCAAGGAAACGCACCGGCTGATGTGCCGGGGCTACACCGACGTTGTCGACGCTGATTTGTCGAAATATTTTGACACGATCCCGCATTCGGACCTCCTCAAATCGGTGGCCCGACGCATCGTCGATCGGAGCGTGCTGCGGCTGATCAGGCTGTGGCTGCGAGCACCGGTCGAGGAGCGGGATGGCGACGGGAAACGGCGCATGACTGGCGGCAAGAGCAGCACACACGGCACGCCCCAAGGGGGTGTCGTCAGTCCGCTGCTCTCGGTCATCTACATGAACCGGTTCCTGAAGCACTGGCGTCTCAGCGGTCTGGGTGAAGAGTTCCGCGCGCACGTCATCTCTTATGCCGATGACTTCGTCATTCTCAGCCGCGATCATGCGGCCGAGGCGCTGGCGTGGACAAGGACGGTGATGACGAAACTCGGGCTGTCGCTCAACGAGGCGAAAACCTCGGTGAAGGATGCCCGGCGCGAACACTTCGACTTCCTTGGCTACTCGCTTGGACCACGTCATCTGCCCAACGGCGGCCGGTGGTACCTGGGAGCGAGCCCGTCCAGGAAGAGCGTGCAGCGGATCAAGACCAAGGTCAGCGCGCTGCTGACGCCGGGCAACAAGGGCACATGGCCTGAAGTTCGCAAGCGATTGAACCGCCTCCTGGGCGGTTGGGCCGCATACTTCTCCTATGGCGCTCTCGCATCGGCCTATGAAGGCGTCGATCGACACGTCTATGACCGCGTCACGAACTTCCTGTGCAGACGGCACAAAGTGCAAGGACGCAGCACGCGTCGATTCCCACGTGAACATGTTTACGGGGAATTGGGCGTGCTGTGTCTTCGACGCGAGCGCGGCAAGCAGTCGCCGTGGGCCTTACGATGA